GACTTGCACGCTGATTTCCAGCAAATCACACTGCTGGCGGAAACCGACTTTTTTGCGACGACACTGCTCATACACCCGGAACAGGTTTTTTTCCCAAACCAGCGCGCTGCTCCCCGGAATGCTGACATCTAGCGCATCGGCGGTACTTTTGAAGATTTGCTCATGCTTCTCTTCATTTTCTTGCAGATACTTCTCCAGCGCCCGCTCCATAATGCTGCTGCGCCAAGGGTACAAACCTTGAAACGAGAGCCACTGCAATTCGCGGCGGATAATATTCATCCCCATGCGCCGCGCCAAGGTCACGTAGGTCGTCGAAGTTTCCCGTGCCACCCGCCGCCGCTTGTCTGGCTCAAGATTGCCCAAGGTTTTCATATTGTGCAAACGATCGGCTAATTTAACCAACACCACCCGGAAATCCTGGGTCATCGCCTGCATCATTTTGTGGTAACTGGCAATCGTCACCGCCTGTTTGGTCGGCAATTCATCGTTACGCTTTAACTTGGTAACACCGCCAACCAAATGCCCCACCGTAGACCCAAATTTCTCCACGATTTCTTCATTGGTGCAATCGGTATCTTCGGGAACATCGTGTAATAAGGCCGCACAAACGGTATCCACATCCAGGTACCACAATGCCAGCGTGCGGGCGACTTCCAAAGGGTGGGTGATATAAGGGGTAACTTTGTCGGCACGCATCTGGCCTTCGTGCTTTTCCGCCGCCAACAAAAAAGCATCGTAGACTTTGCGCGAATCGGTAGGCGTCATATAACGCTCAACCAACTGCATCAGATTATTGGCGCGGAACACATCAGGTCGCATTATTAACCTCAAAAAAATACCCACTCAAAGTAGCAGTGGGTATTCTTTATCCGTCTTAATCGTCGATTGCGGCGGTGGCAATCACCACTGGTTTCTGCACCAGCAAACCTTCCGCAATTTCGCGCAAGGCAATGACAGTCGGCTTGTCGCCTTCATCTGCCACCAGCGGTTGTGCACCGTGGGAAATGTCACGGGCGCGTTTTGCCGCCTTCAATACCAATGCAAAATTGTTATCAACATGCTGTAGGCAATCTTCAACCGTAATACGTGCCATCTTGGTTTCGCTCTAAAATTTGATTAATCAGATAAGCTAAGCTGAATCCAAGCCAAGGTCAACCCTAATATTTCAACCGCGCATAATACGTTTTCTGCGCCGCTTCCCGCGCCTGCCCCAGCGTATGAATCCCCCTTTCCGCCAGCAACGGAATCAAGCGCATAAACACCTCCGCCGTCGCCATCGCATCCCCCAACGCGGTATGCCGCCCCAAAATATTGATATTAAAGCGCTCGGTAATCGCCTCCAACCGATGCGATTCTTGATTGGGATGCACCACCGCCGACAGCAACAAGGTATCCATCACCGGATGATCAAA
The DNA window shown above is from Candidatus Thiothrix sulfatifontis and carries:
- the rpoZ gene encoding DNA-directed RNA polymerase subunit omega — translated: MARITVEDCLQHVDNNFALVLKAAKRARDISHGAQPLVADEGDKPTVIALREIAEGLLVQKPVVIATAAIDD